The nucleotide sequence TATTGGGTGAATGATTCATATGGGAAGATTCGTCTGGCAGGAGAAGAAGCTTTATCGATTGACCTTGACCTTGATGGAAACATCTACGTTTCAGGATGTCTACGGTATATTATAAATCAAAGTCCATATGTAGCGTGTTATTGGAAGAACGGAAAAGACGATGTTACCATATGGGGAGATGATGTGAACAGTTCAAAGGTTCAGGATATTAAAATTCTTGATAACGGGACAATCCACGCTGTAGGTTATGAGTATCGTGTGAGTCCGTACAATAGTTCTTCCAGTTTGAAAACCGCATGTTACTGGGGTCCCGAGGGGAATAAAGTCCTGTTCATAGAAAACCTATATGACAACTCGGAGGTTGTAGCAATTTTTTAGCCAAGAATGAAAAAGATGAGATACTCCTTTTCACTGGATTCTCGTGTCTCGAAGCCTTTAAAGGGCTATAAGATACTAAACAAGGCTAAAAAGGGTAATGATCTAAATACTCTCTTGCCAGCTACTAGGGGTAAAGAAACCTGGTAGCAAGTTCTTCATGATTGCCGACAATCTCCCGTTGGGCATCCAGGAAAACGGGTCCTAAAAGGATTTTTGATTCAGAAGACGAAGCGCCTTAGTAGGCTGAAGAAAGATGGTCATGAAGCAACCTCCCCTGCCTAGGTGGGGTGTCAAACAGGTAAAACAGGTAAGCAACTATATTGTTATCAATATTGATATAGAACAACTTAAGAAAAACATCTCCGAAGAGATGCAGAAATTCATTGCTTTTGGTAGATGACAACGCCCACACGCTCGATGAGTTCACGTAATGCAAGATTATCAATCTGCTGCCATAATGAGATGTCAAATGAGTAAGGAAGCAGGAGATCGTCGATTTCCTCCTCAACCTTCCCTACCAGGGAATTGGTAATGTGGTCTCCCTTGATGGTGAGGTCAATGTCCGATCCAGCATGATAGGTTCCCTTGGCCCTGGAACCATACAGCACTACTGAATCAATGTTTTCATATGCTTGGAATATTGTAGAGAGTTGCTGGAATATTTCAGGTTTCAGACCGAAAGCAACTGAATCAGGTCTTGATTTCATTGGCAAGACCTTCAAAGGTTTTCCTGAGCTTCACAAATGCATTGATATAAGAGTCGGTTACGCGACCGACAATTGCAGTTGCGACTTCGAGGTTGTAGGCATGACTGCTATGGTTGCGGTCTCGGATCATTTCCATCCAGGTTTCCCCATCCTGTATCAAGCCAACAGCAAATGCTGCACGGACGGTATCCTTTGATCCATAGAGTTGCTGGGTGCCTTGGTCCTTGAGGTAATCACGAAGTACATTCCAACTCAATTCATGGGTATACTCAAATGACTGTATCATTCCTTGTTGCTCTAATGTACTGAGGGGTCGTTGCTTTGCCAATGCTACAGCCGCTTCCAATTGGGAGAGAGCCCGAGAGTAGTTTGAGAGACGCTGGACCCAACGGATATCGTTATTCATTTCCATGCTTCTTGACGCTCCTACATGCAAGTATGGCATGAAAAGGAGATTCTCTCAATTCCCATATTCTCTGGCATTGCTGTGGATTATGGGACAGTTTCAACAATAGGTACCGATAGTATTAATTGTGTTGTGGTTTACGAGAGTCCCGGACATACCCATAGCCCTTATACATCCAAGGCATCTTGAAATCCCCCGGTATCACTTTACCTACATAATCAGGGGAGAAAGAGGCTGTGACACCTTTCACAAGGCAAGAGGTTCTTATCACAGAGGGATTCACCTCACGCAATTGTTCAAGGAATCGCTTCATAGTCCCTCCTGTCATAACATCGCTTGCAACAACCAACACTTTTTTACCAGTGATAGGAGAGAAATCTACCATTGCATTCCCAACCTCAATACGTTGTCCATTTTTCCATTCATAGACCCTGTCACAACCGAGTATGGTAATATTCTCACTATCCTTGGGCGCTTTACGCTCACAATGGTGCAGATTTCCAGAAATGGTTGCTCCAACAATTGCCCCGCCTCTGCCGATACTGACAATGATATCTGGATAGAAGCCATCTTTCCGCATTTGTCTTATTATCGATTTTACTTGCCTATCAAAATCCTTCCATGAGAAGGTTTTTTGAGACATCCAGATATTGATGGTCTTCCATACTGTCCCAATGAATCCTATTATGGCAAATGCATAACCGAGCCATCCAAGAACTGTAGTCAATGTCTCCATCATACAGTCCTCCATTCATCTTTAGGCATGAGAAACTCGGCTGCCACACTGACACTCTCTACAGAGAATCTCTTCTCTTCAAAACGTAGTATGGTGATGGATGCATTACCACAGGGCACACGGCGGAAATAATCCAGAGACAGACCCAGTACTTTAGAAACAATTAATCGTATCGTTGTTTTATGGGAAAAGCAGGCCAAGACCGATCCTGATGAAATAGTCACCAATTCCTCAAGTCCCTTAAGGGCTTGATCTGCATGGTGAGAAATACACCCACCATGGGGAAAACAGAGAGTTCCTGGATTATGTTTCCACTGTGCTATCACAGGATCATCTTCCTTGAATTGAGAATAGGACAACCCGTCATAATCCCCATAGTCAAATTCCATAAGACAGTTGGCAATTTGTGCTGACTGAGAAAAATTGGGTAAAGCAAGAGATGCTGTTTCTCTTGCTCTGTGTAATGGACTAACAAACACCTCATCAACAGGTGTATTTGCCAGCAATGGTCTTAATTGCTTGGCTTGATCTCTTCCCACAGTAGAAAGAGGGATGTCAGCATGACCAGAGAAACACTCTCCTCTTGCATTGTGTTGGCTTTCTCCATGACGTATCAGTAGTATTTTCTTCATGTATAGCGATTCTCCATTTATCTGATCTGCAGACGCATTGGTTTACACATTTGTGGATAGGCCGCTTCTGGAGACAGAAGAAGGATCCATGAAAACCATAATAATCAATAATACAGTATAAACTCTTTTAGAGATTCTACTATTAATATTGATTAAATCTGCCCAAAAAAATGACAATTTCTTCAGATGTGGAAAATGTGACAGGTCTACCCGGTGCCGATAGTAAGTCCAAGCTAGCACCACTTCTCAATGAGGTGGATTTCTTTCCTGAAACAGATAATCCTTGTTTTTTTGTCACAAAAACTATACAATTTTTGTGACTAGTAAAAATGGAGGGGAGGGGAATGAAGCAAAAAACAACGATGGCACAAATCCAGAACCTTATCACCAACAAGAAACCCGGGACAGTCTTTACAATACGGGATTTCCAAGATATTGGCGACGGTCCTTCCATTCGCCAATGTCTCAAACGTCTTACCGACAATGGTACTATTCGTCGTATAGCACCCGGTATATATGATAAACCGTCATTCAACCATTTTCTCAATGAAAACGAAGCCGTAGACATATATCAGACAGCAAAGAGTATTGCTCGTACAAATAACTGGACTATCGCTCCTAGTGGAAATATCGCACTCAATTTGTTGGGACTTTCCACACAAGTAAGTTCTAGATGGTCTTTCGTTAGTGACGGCCCGTATAAGAAATATAACATTGGATCCAATACTATAGAATTCAAGCATCGGGCAAACCGGGAAATTACCGGTATGTCCGAGAAAACCTTGCTCATCATCCAGGCACTCAAAGCCTTGGGAAAGGAGCATGTAACAGATGCCAAACTCGCCAAAATACAAAAAAATGTAACAGGTAACGAAGCAAAAAAACTGCTGATTGAATCTCGTAATGCTTCTGCTTGGATTATGGAGGCAATTAAGAAAATCTGTGGAGAGATGCAATGTACAAAATAGCAAAGCTGAATGTTGATGACCGCCGAGTATTATTCCGAAATACTGCAGCAAAGATGCATTTGAACGAAGCGATTGTGGAAAAAGATTTCTGGGTATGTATCACACTTGAATATCTTTTCCATACATGTCAGTTTAAGGATGCTTTTGCTTTCAAAGGCATGGCATGTTATTGAACGTTTTTCGGAAGATATTGACTTGATTCTTGACTGGCGTATCTTAGGCTATGCAATAAACGAGCCATGGGAAGCGAGAAGCAATAAAAAGCAGGGTCTATTCAATAAAGGTGCAAATGCACAAGCAGAGCAGTTTATAGGTGAGAAGCTTGTACCTCTGCTCATACATGATTTCACCCATATACTTGGAATCAATGTAGATATATCTATTGATGCACAAGAACCACAGACTATCAATTTCAACTACCCGCATATTTTTGATTCTTCTGCCATTACGCAGGCGATTAGGCTTGAAATAGGACCGCTTGCAGCATGGACTCCTACAGAAGAGGCAAGGATCGTTCCATACAGTGCAGAGCAATATCCACACGTCTTTACACAAAGATCAACAGAAATTCTTTCGGTACTTCCAGAACGCACCTTCTGGGAAAAGGCTACTATTCTTCATCACGAAGCAAATCGTCCCGAAAATTCTGTCATGCCTTCTCGGTATTCACGACATTATTATGATTTGTATCGTCTTGCTCATTCAGATGTTAAGGAGAAAGCTTTCTTAAAGGTTGCATTACTTCAAAAGGTTGTTGATTTCAAGAAAAAATTCTACCCGCGTGGATGGGCAAAATATGATGAAGCAAAACCTGGGACATTCCGTTTGAATCCTCCTGCGCATAGCAAGAAAAAACTTGAGAGTGATTACAAAGCAATGAAGGAAATGATCTATGGCGACTATCCTGATTTTGAGACACTTATGCAATACATCGAACAGCTTGAAAACGAGATAAATGCTCTGTAGAGAAGATGATCTGGGTCCGATTCAGTAGCCAACTTCTGAAGGGGCTGAACTGGATCCTAATTTGCAGGTGTGTGGATTTTTCTGAGCCTCTCCCTGATATCGATAATTCGAAATTGCAGATTGAATCTGAATCCATCAATGAGACAGCAAGGCAGACCGAGAGCTCAACCACGAAGGTAAGGAAGATCCTCATCACCGAAGGACTGTGGTCAAGTAAACGGTCCGGACAGTTCTACCCGGTACCTGAAATCGCCAAATCACGCTTCCAGTGGCTTAAAATGCCGGGTTTTGTGGAAAATGTGACAATTCTTCCTGGCACCGATGATGCACTTGACTATACCCTATCTAATAGGGTATTTTGTAGACAGCTTATGCAGATTAATCGTGAATTTGTCATGATGCCGGAGTTTGATCGCCAATGGAAACACCTTGGGCTTGGTGATGAGGAACTTCGGCAGCTACAGGAAGCATTATTGGAGAATCCCAAGGCAGGTGCTGTGCTCAGAGGCACTGGAGGGCTTCGAAAGTATCGGATTGCCTTTCCGGGTCGTGGCAAAAGCGGCAGTGGTCGGGTTGCATATGTCGATTTCACCATGTATGAGACGATCTACTTGATCACGGCATACCCAAAATCCGAGAAAGACAATCTATCGGCCAAGGAAAGGAATGAAATCGCGACAATGATTGCCATTCTGGAAACAGGTCTGCAGAAACAGGAGATAAGGAAATGAGTGTATATAAAAGTATCATGCAAGGGCTGGATGAGGCCGTCAAATACCAGGAAGGAAAGATCGATGCAAGAAAGACGAAAATTGCAGTAAAACCTGTGGAGTCTTTTTCTAGCGAGGACATCAAGCAAATCCGCAATCAAGTCGGCTTGAGTCAGGTCCTCTTTGCATCTTCCCTTGGCGTATCCAAGAAAACAGTCGAGGCTTGGGAGCGAGGGAGAAATACTCCAGAAGGCCCCTCCCGCCGACTACTTCAGCTGATCAGAGACGATCCTGAAGTGATTAAACAATACATGATCAAAGCTTAAGAGGTACATCAGAATCACTTTCAGTCTACAAACTGGATATCCGCCTGGCACTCTCAATGGCCGAAGCAATCATGGGGTAGCAGTAGCTGTCACAATAGTTTTCGCTAGAACACTTGATTAGCGCGCGGTTTGGGAGACACTTTCTGATTAGGTCTCGTAAGATTTCTCCCTCAAACTGTGTGGAAAATGTGACAATTCTTCCTGGTACCTCAAATCGCCAAATCACGCTTCCAGGGGCCTAAAATGCCGCTTTTTGTGGAAAATGTGACAATTCTTCCTGGTACCGATAATACCGATAATAGTTTTCCTCCCCAAGCAATTGCCGTTTCCACTGACTGACCGTGCTGCGGGTTACCCCAATCTCTGCTTGGATTTGCTTTGCAGTCTTTTCCCCGGACGCAACGGACACGACAGCGTGCATCTTTTGCTTGTCCGTGTATTCTACAACAGCCTTGCCCCTTTTCAAAGGATGGCAACTAGGAGGAAGATACTCATGGACCCATACCCCGAGTAGCTGGCGGCAAGGATATCCCAAGGCCTTGACTGTACGGGCGAGTCCTCTTCCGTGTTCCTGGTAGTATTTGACAGCAACTGCTTTTTGCTCTGCTGTATATCCTTTTTGCAATCGGGACTTCTTGTGCAGGTCTCCTTCTTCAAGATATTCCCGATACCATAGCGTAAGCATCCTGGTAGTTGGATATCCGAGCTCCCTGACAACTGAACAAGCACTCTTGTCGAACTTGATGTACAGTTCGACGGCTTTCTTTCTCTGTTCGTATGAATACATTCCCTTCTCCTTCAAAAGTCCAAGAAAATGTCTTCACCCCCTTTATCCATTTTTTCTTGACCAAACACATGTCTCAGCCACCCGTACAGGGTAGTCCTGGGAATCCCAATTGAATCAGCGAACCTGCATACTGGCTGTCCTGTTCCGATGAATTCAAAGCATTGCTCGACCAGTTTGATCCTTTTCTTTAACGAGAATTGTGCCTTTGCCATATCTGTATCCTCCAAGGAAAGGATAAGGCAATGATGGCTATTCAGAAATAGGTGACGAAGAGACGCTTACGGTCTTCCTGGTACCGATGATGCACTCAAAACGGCATATGCTCAGCCGCCTACTTGGTACCGATAGTTCCTAATGTTTAAATGGCAAAAGGCCAATTAGGAATCAAAACTCCATCTTTTAATACAGAAATCTTTAAGTTTTTGCTTTCGTTTTTCTATTGCTCTCCTATCCCATATGGGTTTATCTTCCGTTCCCGAAGCGAACGTATAGATTTCTGCTTGTTGATTCAACAGCGGATTACTTTTGTAGGAGTCAAGCTTTAACTGAAATTTTACATTTTTAATCGATGAATTATGCGAACCTGAAATTAATACCAAATTCCCGATTGAATGTATATATTTATCATAGTCTTCTGGATATTCCCCTTGCTCATTTACTTCATAACCCGATTCTACTGGATTGCCATCAGTGGGAGTCTGAGGAGAAACGTGTTCAATTTGTTCATTACTAATATTAGCATTAGCTACATGATATCCACTATTTTGAATGCTTTCCTCATATTGCCACAATATGTAGTTTAATGTTTTATTTCCATAAATGGGATTGTCTAAATATTCTTTAAATCTAAAATCACTCCAATACATTGTTTCATTGAGTAAATTTTGGGTCTTTATTCGCAATTCACTTACATCACCTTTGAACCCAGTAAGCAAGCCCTGCAATCTGCTTAAAAAGTCAGCACGACTATTTATGAATAAATATCGGAATGATAAAACTTCTAATATTTGAAGCAGCTCCTCCATCTTATTATCGTCATCCGAAAAATACTTACTTCCCTTGATAATGAATGGATAAATAAATGCCTGCCTATTCAAATCTCCTAACAGTTTCCAGTATTTCGACCTGCTTTTCTCAATTTTCTTCATGGCAAGAAAGCTAGAATATAACTCTTCAGTAAAATTGTTTATCCATCCAATTAATTTGTTTTTATTATATGCGCCTTTTATGTCGTTAATTGTTCTATAGTTGTATCCATTAATGTAGGCTTGACAATGATATGTTAAAACACTGTCTTCACTTATCCTTTCTGGTAAATCGCTAATGACTAGATAGATTTGTTTGAACAACTCAGAAAGATGCTCAACATTATCATTGGTTTCCTCACTCTCACTCAACCTATAAACTTGATACATCAAATATGATTTTAGTTTCTCCATATTCGTTAGATCTTTTCCACGGTTGTTTTGTAATTCGAACATTAATGCAGACTGCTTCTTTTCATCTAATACAACGCATGTTATTTCTGATGACTCAAATTCTTCTAGTATTTTTACCAAAGTACAAATATCCTCTTTTAGAAACTCCTTGGAATAATATTCATATGCCTTTTTTATCCTACGCTGGGAGACTGAGTTGGGTCTTATGTTGTTTTCTCCTTTAATGATAAAGGCTTCAAAGAATGGCATATCATAATCGACGATTCTAAGCTTCGTATTAGAATTATGCCTTAAATAGATTTTCTTTTTGTCTTTTATTTCATTTTCATCATATCTTCCACCTAGAGCACCAAATAAGGCAGACAAAAATATTACAATTGTCGTAAGCCGTTGCTGACCATCGATTACTTCATACTCTCTGTCTTTCGCAACCATTTCTAGAAGAACATTGCCTAATGAATAGTTATTTGCGCTATCAAGTTGTTCTTTAATATCATCCAGCAGGTCTTTCCATTGCTGAATTTCCCAAGAATATGCTCGTTGATATACGGGAATTGTAAACCTTTTTTGTGAGCTATCGAATAGTCCTAAAACCGTTCTTTGTTCAAATTGCATAATACTCTCCTTGCTTGGGCTTTAAGTATTCAATTCCTTAAAATCTCAATATATTTTCATTTTTACCAATAAGAATTTATAAACAAATCCATTCAGAAAAACCTAGATAAAAAGTGAGCTAGTTCAATCTACGATGTTTCTCCATCACTCCACCCTCACCCCATCATCAGTATTACAGAAATGGACTGAGAACAGGTCCTTGTACTGGGGGAACTGCTGTAGGTATTCTCTGGTCACCTGTTCTTCTATCTCTTTCTTACAAGCAGGATCTATAAGAGTCATGCAGCATCCCTCGAAACCTGCACCACTAAACCTGCATCGATAAATACCCTACACATGCTCTGTAATATCATAGATGGTCATGAGCTCAGGAGAGCCCGTCTCCCATGCATGGATGGAACTATACCCTGAAGCAAACACAAGCTTTCCGAACTCCCTCAGGTCTCCCCTCTTCCATGCCTCTATACCCTTCTGAACCCTGTCCATCTCCGTATAGTAGTGCTGTGTTCTCTTGGCAAATACCACAGAAAGCCTGTCCCTGTACTCTTCATACACCAAGGGAGGAATATCCCTGTGATCTGCACACGTTTCAGTAGTCATTTTTTGAAATGCCCAAGTCAGAATCTGTTCTGCAGGTGTATGGTTTTACTGAGGTCCTCTCCGGCACCGCCAACACTGATATACTGTAGGCCTTTAAGATACGGTGCAAGAAATTCCCATGACAAGTCCATCCGATCATACCGCCAAACAGTATTGATCAGATGCAATTATCCTGCCTGTCCTCTCACATACACCCACGCGCCGAAACATCCAGGGCTATTACGAGAGTCATATTCAAACTGGAACCGGGGTATAAGCAGAATGGATTCCTAGTGAGATAAAACCACAGGAATCACTGAAGCAACAGCTGTCCTCAGAATCAATGCAAAGCTATTCTCCACAGAGATCCTTCTAATTGCTATAACGTTATCATAGAAATCTTCCACGAGCTACAGAAAAATGGAATCCAGGATATATTTCTGAACAGGAAGATGAAATGCACACAAAGCAGTGGAAAAAATAAAGAGAGCCATAGCAGAGAAGTGACGATTCCATCTGATTTCTTATTGGTTCGATGAAAATCTTGAGATTATGTAAGTGATGTTGTCTGGGCAAGTATGGGCTGAAAAGAGAAAGCCTGTGAGAATTCTTGGAGTTGTTGGATATTCAGCAAGTCAGTTTCAAGATGAGTACTCGAGGGATAATCGACGATCTTACCATATTATTGTTATCAATATTGTAATTGCGGGCTTAAAAAAATTTGAATTTTTGAATTGGCCGTATCAGCAGTAGCTGTCACAATAGTTGTCGCTAGAACACTTCGATCTGCGCACGCTTTTGTAGACACTTTCTGATCAAGTCTCACAAAATTCATATCTCAAACTGTGTGGAAAATGTGACAGTTCTACCCGGTACCTCAAATCGCCAAATCGCGCTTCCAGGGGCCTAAAAGGGCGCTTTTTGTGGAAAATGTGACAGTTCTTCCTGGTACCGATAATAAGTTCGCAATTTGCATAAGGATTTGAAAAAGGTCACTGGGTGCCCCATACTGTTTGTTAGCAGACGAACAGGAGGTGCTGACCCAATGACCAAGACCAAGGATACCACGTTTTTTGAAATGAAACTACTGGAGTTCCATAATGCAGAGGACCCGATGCTGGCCATGCTCGAGTGGATGACGGCACGGCTCATGGAGCTGGAGATCGAGGACAGATGCAATGCACCCAAGGGTGCCCATGAAGAGGCAAGGACTGCATACCGCAGCGGGTATCGCACCCGTACGTTCAACACCCGCTTGGGGACCCTGTACATGCTGGTGCCCAAGTTGCGCAACGGTGGGTACATCCCCTTTTTCGTCACCGAACGCAAGCGCAGCGAGCAAGCCCTGATCGATGTCATCAAGGAAGCATGGGTGAGCGGGGTATCCACCAGGAAGATCGACAACCTGGCAAGGAAGATCGGCATTGAGAACATCAGTGCATCGCAGGTGAGCAACATAACCAGGGAACTGGACAGGCAGGTGCAGGAGTTCCGCCAGAGGCCGCTGGATGAGGAATACCCGGTGCTCTGGGTGGATGCCCTGTATGAGAAGATCAGGGACAACGGGAAGGTGATCAGCGCCGCCGTCATGGTGGTGAGGGCCGTGGACATGGAAGGGAAAGTGCGGATAATCGCGGTGGAACCCATGTACAATGAGTCTGAGGGCACCTACACGGCATTGTTCGAGCAGCTCAAGGAGCGTGGGCTTGGGAAGGTGTGGCTGGTGGTCTCAGATGCCCATAAGGGACTGCGGGCAGCCATCGGAAAATGCTTCCTTGGGGCCGCATGGCAGCGGTGCAAGGTGCATTTCATGCGCAACATCCTGGCCCACGTACCGTCCAAGGAGAAGGAAGGGTTTGCCAAGCAGCTGAAACTGGTATGGAAACAGAAGGATGCATCTCATGCGCTGTCCTGGGCAAGGGTATTGGAAGCAGAATACGGGCAGAGGTTCCCCAAGGCCATAGCATGCCTCATGGAGGGCCTGGAGGACTCCCTGCAGTTCTACAACTTCCCTGAGCTGGACTCACGGAAGATTGCATCCAACAACGGCATGGAGCGCCTGAATGCCGAGATACGCAGGAGAA is from uncultured Sphaerochaeta sp. and encodes:
- a CDS encoding nucleotidyltransferase domain-containing protein translates to MKSRPDSVAFGLKPEIFQQLSTIFQAYENIDSVVLYGSRAKGTYHAGSDIDLTIKGDHITNSLVGKVEEEIDDLLLPYSFDISLWQQIDNLALRELIERVGVVIYQKQ
- a CDS encoding nucleotidyltransferase substrate binding protein; the protein is MEMNNDIRWVQRLSNYSRALSQLEAAVALAKQRPLSTLEQQGMIQSFEYTHELSWNVLRDYLKDQGTQQLYGSKDTVRAAFAVGLIQDGETWMEMIRDRNHSSHAYNLEVATAIVGRVTDSYINAFVKLRKTFEGLANEIKT
- a CDS encoding phosphoribosyltransferase family protein codes for the protein MMETLTTVLGWLGYAFAIIGFIGTVWKTINIWMSQKTFSWKDFDRQVKSIIRQMRKDGFYPDIIVSIGRGGAIVGATISGNLHHCERKAPKDSENITILGCDRVYEWKNGQRIEVGNAMVDFSPITGKKVLVVASDVMTGGTMKRFLEQLREVNPSVIRTSCLVKGVTASFSPDYVGKVIPGDFKMPWMYKGYGYVRDSRKPQHN
- a CDS encoding histidine phosphatase family protein, with protein sequence MKKILLIRHGESQHNARGECFSGHADIPLSTVGRDQAKQLRPLLANTPVDEVFVSPLHRARETASLALPNFSQSAQIANCLMEFDYGDYDGLSYSQFKEDDPVIAQWKHNPGTLCFPHGGCISHHADQALKGLEELVTISSGSVLACFSHKTTIRLIVSKVLGLSLDYFRRVPCGNASITILRFEEKRFSVESVSVAAEFLMPKDEWRTV
- a CDS encoding DUF6088 family protein, yielding MKQKTTMAQIQNLITNKKPGTVFTIRDFQDIGDGPSIRQCLKRLTDNGTIRRIAPGIYDKPSFNHFLNENEAVDIYQTAKSIARTNNWTIAPSGNIALNLLGLSTQVSSRWSFVSDGPYKKYNIGSNTIEFKHRANREITGMSEKTLLIIQALKALGKEHVTDAKLAKIQKNVTGNEAKKLLIESRNASAWIMEAIKKICGEMQCTK
- a CDS encoding nucleotidyl transferase AbiEii/AbiGii toxin family protein encodes the protein MNIFSIHVSLRMLLLSKAWHVIERFSEDIDLILDWRILGYAINEPWEARSNKKQGLFNKGANAQAEQFIGEKLVPLLIHDFTHILGINVDISIDAQEPQTINFNYPHIFDSSAITQAIRLEIGPLAAWTPTEEARIVPYSAEQYPHVFTQRSTEILSVLPERTFWEKATILHHEANRPENSVMPSRYSRHYYDLYRLAHSDVKEKAFLKVALLQKVVDFKKKFYPRGWAKYDEAKPGTFRLNPPAHSKKKLESDYKAMKEMIYGDYPDFETLMQYIEQLENEINAL
- a CDS encoding type II toxin-antitoxin system RelE/ParE family toxin translates to MDFSEPLPDIDNSKLQIESESINETARQTESSTTKVRKILITEGLWSSKRSGQFYPVPEIAKSRFQWLKMPGFVENVTILPGTDDALDYTLSNRVFCRQLMQINREFVMMPEFDRQWKHLGLGDEELRQLQEALLENPKAGAVLRGTGGLRKYRIAFPGRGKSGSGRVAYVDFTMYETIYLITAYPKSEKDNLSAKERNEIATMIAILETGLQKQEIRK
- a CDS encoding helix-turn-helix domain-containing protein, which encodes MSVYKSIMQGLDEAVKYQEGKIDARKTKIAVKPVESFSSEDIKQIRNQVGLSQVLFASSLGVSKKTVEAWERGRNTPEGPSRRLLQLIRDDPEVIKQYMIKA
- a CDS encoding DUF262 domain-containing HNH endonuclease family protein, which gives rise to MQFEQRTVLGLFDSSQKRFTIPVYQRAYSWEIQQWKDLLDDIKEQLDSANNYSLGNVLLEMVAKDREYEVIDGQQRLTTIVIFLSALFGALGGRYDENEIKDKKKIYLRHNSNTKLRIVDYDMPFFEAFIIKGENNIRPNSVSQRRIKKAYEYYSKEFLKEDICTLVKILEEFESSEITCVVLDEKKQSALMFELQNNRGKDLTNMEKLKSYLMYQVYRLSESEETNDNVEHLSELFKQIYLVISDLPERISEDSVLTYHCQAYINGYNYRTINDIKGAYNKNKLIGWINNFTEELYSSFLAMKKIEKSRSKYWKLLGDLNRQAFIYPFIIKGSKYFSDDDNKMEELLQILEVLSFRYLFINSRADFLSRLQGLLTGFKGDVSELRIKTQNLLNETMYWSDFRFKEYLDNPIYGNKTLNYILWQYEESIQNSGYHVANANISNEQIEHVSPQTPTDGNPVESGYEVNEQGEYPEDYDKYIHSIGNLVLISGSHNSSIKNVKFQLKLDSYKSNPLLNQQAEIYTFASGTEDKPIWDRRAIEKRKQKLKDFCIKRWSFDS
- a CDS encoding IS256 family transposase; its protein translation is MTKTKDTTFFEMKLLEFHNAEDPMLAMLEWMTARLMELEIEDRCNAPKGAHEEARTAYRSGYRTRTFNTRLGTLYMLVPKLRNGGYIPFFVTERKRSEQALIDVIKEAWVSGVSTRKIDNLARKIGIENISASQVSNITRELDRQVQEFRQRPLDEEYPVLWVDALYEKIRDNGKVISAAVMVVRAVDMEGKVRIIAVEPMYNESEGTYTALFEQLKERGLGKVWLVVSDAHKGLRAAIGKCFLGAAWQRCKVHFMRNILAHVPSKEKEGFAKQLKLVWKQKDASHALSWARVLEAEYGQRFPKAIACLMEGLEDSLQFYNFPELDSRKIASNNGMERLNAEIRRRSRVVGVFPSTASYMRLLVCYLMEYQDDNETGRAYLSSESIQEQRQLNDAKVA